The following nucleotide sequence is from Pseudoliparis swirei isolate HS2019 ecotype Mariana Trench chromosome 7, NWPU_hadal_v1, whole genome shotgun sequence.
GTGAGAGTGAGTGGGGGTCAAACCCCAAAAAGCTCCGGCACCACAAAGGAGAACACACAATCTCTACGGCAACGACACGACTCCTGTAACGTGAAATTCCGCTTCCTCGTcgtagttttttgttttgtttccttcttcttctttcgtgTCATTTTTAGCTGTTCCATTTCACGACGGGCGGGTGTGCACGTGAAGGGGGCGAGAGAGTGGAGGTtttggtggaggggggggggggggctgtcgctCCATGCAGTTCAATAAAGAGCATTCCAAGGTcgggaaaagagaaagaggagcgtCACTCCCATCCGTTGTCCTTGATCATGTGAGCCAGCTCGATGATAAACTTTCCCTCTTTGTACTTTTGACTGCTCTCGAACGCGTGTTCctggaaagagaaaagaaaagagttaaAAGCTGTGGTCGAACGTGCGAAGTAACGCGCGAAGTAACGTACAACACTGTAACGTACAACCGCAATGTACAAACGGAACATACAACCCTGTAATGTACAAAGCAACGTACAACTGTAACGTACAACCGTAACGTACAACCGTAACGTTCAAGTCTGAACTTCCTGTCACGCGTCTCCATCCCGCCGAGTCGGGATGTCGTCGGTCTGCGTCTGATTATTTGCTCAGCCTGCTTTGCCTTGTAAACCAGCTCCGCTCCGCTTCGCTTCGCTTTGCTTTCGGGCTTTTGAGAGACTCTCCAgtggttttgtgttttgtgactGAAGCTTTCAGTGAGTCTTGTACTCTGTCCGTACAACCTTCTCTAGTCACCTCAGACAATTACCGGGGATGTGCCTCTTCAAAACGGCCTGACATTTAATCACCGTGGACTCTCGTGGCGGTGCCGTTCTAACCTTCTCCGGCACTGTAATTATCTCGTGGTGCTAGTAGACCAAAAAGTCCCCGATCTCTGAGCCTAAAACCACACAACCCGGAGCTAAAAAACAAACCGTCGCCATGGCGTCACAGAGACGATTTAACGAGCGCAACAGTGTTCTGACCCGGAAAACTTGAACAATCTGTCTCGCGGGCAGAGAAACTGAgcggctgcacaacaaacacgGGCGTTAAGTGATGCGCCAAAAGAAACATcggagagttttttttaaaagagggggggggactcACATATTTCCAGCCCAGCGTGGTTTTACAGTTTTCACAGTAGATATCAGCCACGGCATGTAAACCTGTGAGGAGAACCCGCTCCTCGGCCGGCCCGCAGCCCACATTTACTCTGCAGGTGGAGACAGGAAATGGAGACAAGGTCACGGAGAGCAGCAGAAGACACAACAAGAAAaagatgaacaacaacaacaagcagaacaagaagcagaagcagaacaagaagtacaagaacaagaacaaaaagaagaagaataacaagagcaagaagaagaacaagaagaagaacaggatgatgaacaagaacaagaagaaaaaagatgaacaagaacaaaaagaagaacaagaaaaagaacaacaagaagaacatgaaaaagaagaacaagaagaagaagaactacaaaaagaagaacaagaagaacatgaagaactacaaaaagaaaaacaagaaggagagcaaaaagaagaacaagcacAAGAAATCCAATATTTTACTTGAAAGTAACAGCAGTGCTCAAATATTTAGAGTATCCACGTCAAAGTTTACTCggtgcatgtttatgtttatttattatacatttaattaGGTTTTCTTTGCATTTTCTTGAATAATACTTTGACATCAAGCTAAACTAAGACCGTATGGAGCTAATTGTGTGTTTATCTCATCTTACACATCTTCAGATGTGTTTATTTGGagcaaatgattaaaaaaacaaaaatgtaaatactacTGGATACTTCGACACTGAAGTACAGaactaaataagtaaatacTTATTTGCTCAGAGAGATCTGTTGGCTTATTAGCTTGTAATTAAAGGAAACGCCACTGGCAAATAAACAATCACTATGTAACCGAGCGACATGTAGACAGCCACAAAAAACTTGTATTTTACCACCAAATGCAAAAATGTCTTTTTATACCCAGAAAGCACCATAAACATTGCACGCTGGATTTCAGGTGTTTTCACATTGGGCTTGATTGGACTGATTTATTTGGACTCTGttgagcaggggtgtcaaactcatttcccccgtgggccacatcagcatcatggccgccctcttaaagggctgGTTGTATAAACTACTTCCGAACATGTCATGCGAGAGCAGAAACCCGAAAACCAAGCAAAAACCCACAAAAAAAGCAGTTTAAGGGTTTTAAAGAGACAGATGTTAACCGGCAGCATCAATAGATGTCTAGGTTACCTATTACCATTGACCGTGTGTGAGTGACTGCACATGTGCGTCTGTTCACGCCGAATCTCTCTTTCTACTTCGGAAAACTGCACAATATTCTATGGCTACCTGCTCAAAGACCTCTCGTGGTTGAGGTGACTCACGCTTTCTCAAAATAAATCTTTTATTTCCTTCCTTGTACCGTCCACTGTTGGTGTGCTTCGGCCACCTATAACAGCTAACGGAGGTACTTGCTTCATTTAGTAGCTTCAAAAGCATTTGAATGGCAACACTACACAACATGAAGTCAGGACCtgattcacattaaaacattcacatttgaATGTGAAACATTTAGATTTAAAGTGGATTTCAGCCACAGTTTTTAACCCAAGTCTTTTTACCGTTAAAAATCCCCACATCAGTGCTTACTGGGTGCAGACTAAAGTCAGACTGGTTTTGACTTCCTGTAAAACAGAAAACCTATAGCAGTGTAAAATGTCCCACTGGTGTTACCGGACAAAGACGCACCTTGATGGGATGCATCGTTTCTTTCCGTGGAGGGTATTAGAAGCTTTACTCACTCTTTAAGGAACCTCTTTGGAATCAGGGAATTTGGACGAAAGCATCTGCCGTGTGGATCTAATTTAACTTGAATGTCTTTTTAAGAACAGATAATggaataaaaatgtgttttcactgtgaaggaaagaaaagaaacgagGCGACTTTTCATACTTACACAGAATTAAACAGGTAGGCTCTTCCTTGACTGCCTTGAAATGACTGaaatgagaaagagaagaagaagagaaaaggtaAGTTGACGATGCCGAGAGCAAGAATGTCAGCGGCTGGCACCCCGGGGTGCCTTTCTCCCTGTGACTTGTTCTTCCACCTCCACAAGGTTCCCACACAGCAGTTTATCCGGAGGTGAGAAATAAAACGAGGCTCGGAGGCTCATCCATCATTCATAACGAGAGGGTGTTGTTGTTTCTTGTTTTTAGTTGTGACTTCAGAATAGAACCCTTAACTATACATTTCAGGTCTAAATATATAGACGTGAACAACTTTTTGAGAAAAATATCAGAGCGTGTTGTTAGTCATCAAAATAAAACGTGATTACATCAAATCTGCCAAAAGAGTCACATTTCTTGCCAGCAGCTGTGAGAGAAAGAAGGTCCTTTAAAGCCAGAACGACAACAAATATCAATAAAGAACAGCTGTGATACAGTTCAGTGGGATATTAGGTAAACTgttaacactcacacacaaacacaaagtgaaGACCAGCCTAAATGTCCTCACTTTGCATTTTGGTCCTCACTCCAAAGGTTAAAAACTCTCGATGGTCCTCAGAAAGATGgcagtgcaaacacacacacacgcacacacaaagctGTTTGCTTGAATGCATGGAGGAGGAAGCGTTAGAGACCCCCTGTGGAGTTTTCTCCTAAACAAATACTGTTCTGTTTACATTGGTTGTTTCACAAcaagtacagtgtgtgtgtttgtgtgtgtgtgtccttgaggCCTAACAAGCATGTTTAATGCATTTCCTCCCAAATGAGGCTGGATTACAGACTAAATATCACCTGCAGATCTAcacggagagagaaagggattaTGGGTAAAGTTGCAGGAGCGTCACCGTGCACGCCATGTCAAATCTCAACAACTGACGGGAGGAACAAAATTaagtcaaataaatgtttccttATACGTGCAGCCTGGAGATGCATCGTCCTCAGTGTGTTACGTCCATCTCATTCACATATGCATCAaccaataatgtaataataatgttttgttGCTGTATGTTTTTATGAATGTTAAGTAGGTCGACACGAATACTGAGAGTCGACAAtatagaacaaaataaaaaatgaaaataagtaGCCTGACGACAATTTAAGTACCGAAACGTTGTCCCTGAACGTCTCTGAATGAAAGCTAAGAAGAAGACGTAATGTTTTTTAGGAAAATAAATGTGGATTGAGAGGCAGAAAGCCACGGATTCCTCCACTACGCATTTGCATGGCCACACTATTGAAAACACATCAGATCAGAGGGATCAGTGCAGCACGGAAATATGGCAGAACACGGCATTTATGCGAGGCTGCTGGATTTATATGGATTGAtatgaaaacataaataaacataaaactaaaataaacattgaGATATGTGAAAACTTAAAATACAAAAGAcagacgggggaaaaaaggtcagGTGTTTCATTGAGAAGTTTTACAGATTCCCACGATTTgagaagaaaaggtcaaaacctCCACATTTATATGAATGTCACGTGCACATATTTTTTTTGCCctttattatttacaaataACAAGCCGATATAAGTGtcttataatattttttataaaataatcaaaataattatcaaaaaatatatacaaaatataaaaattaaaaatatcatataaaataatttaaaagaaatttaataaatatattttttataaaacattaaataataaaataaaataattaacaaGCCGATCAAAGTGTTCCTGAAGAATACGGCAGGTtagattaacccttgtgttgccttagggtcattttgacccgaatcaatattacaccctccccccgcctatgggtcattttgacccgattcaatgtttcaccctcctgttacctttatatttactaacatattttaccctttgggttcaatttgacgccagcaattaaaacctccataaaattattagaattaatattgttttccaagtttaagtgtgaggcactttatgtttgtttgttgactaccgaaagaacaccgacattaaacattgaatggggtcaaattaatcctaaggcggggggagggtgtaatattgattcgggtcaaaatgaccctaaggcaacacaagggttaaactccGCCTCCGGCTGCAGTCGAGGCCGCTGAGCTAACGCCACCTAACGGGATAACTGGCTGACCATACGCCGAGACTCAGGGGACCTTTTTCCAGCCGCGCCCCTCAAAAAAATGGGGGAAGTTTGATTTTTCAGATGATAAAAGAGTTTTTAGACTGGAAACTGATCCGGTCACCGTGGGGGCCGATGGTGAAAACCCACAGACAACTAGTCATGTGACCTTCAGCTGCCAGAGGGAACTAGGTCGGTCTACCGTGGAGTCAACGACATACCCTCTCCAGagcgggtggtggtggtgggggggggggggttactccACGTGACGAGAGCCGGGTTGTGGTCATATCTGCCGCCTCGGCTGCGGCTCAGCCATCAAACTCGACCGACTGGCGAGTCTCTGCCGCCCTTATCCGCTCCCCACCGTCTATTTTTACTCACAACGgccacaaaaataaataatgtgcacGTGACATTCGTAGGAACTGAAAAGTCCTAGAAAGACTagcaagagaaagaaaaacattttggtCGTGTTTTATAATTTTTGTAAGCAGATAGAAGCTAGACAGGgtttttcgtgtgtgtgtgtgtgtgagggggggggggggggctgcactaAACCCTCCAGACTCCCACAACAATCCTATTAGACAGAATCCTTCCAGAGAGCGGAGAGAATCAGACTCAGGCTGGAATCAGCTCCCGCAGGTTTTATATTTTGTCGTTTAATAAAACATGAGGCAATGTGGAGAGTGTGGTTAgcgagccttttttttttaagccgtTAAAAtttcatttgtttaaaaaaaaaagaggaaaagatgCTTGTTCCTAAGAAATTAATTCTACAGAGCAAATCCCTCTCGACCAGTTTTATTTTCGGCTCAACTGCCGGCTCGATTTTACCATCGGACTCTGTGAAGGTTCAACTCCAACTGAAACCCAAACAACTCCATTTGGAACTCAATTTAagcgtttctttcttttctttctttacatggcgactcctctggttgtatagaagtctctgcttcacatgttaaagctgcattctctctcctgaccaccagggggcgactcctctggttgtatataagtcaaTCATTTCAGGAGCTTCCCATATTTAGCCCATATATggctgagggggaggggcctgagcgggggaggagcctgagccggcctcccctcctccaggccCGTTGGCTCAGGTTAATCTCTCGGGCTAACTCCATCCTGCTCACCGGCTGAAGGAGACATAAACTCTGAGGGGAAAACGGCAATTTCtcggttgttgtttttatttctggctcaggagatttttttttttcgacACTCAAAAATTGCAACTGAGCTGATAAATCTGCCAGAACCTGCAGAGCTCATTCAAACAcctcccacacacatacacacacacacacacacacacctccacacacacattcctccacacattatctctcacacacacacacacacacacacttatgtttTAATGCTCTGTGCTTCACATATCCCACGAGCTGAGTCTCAAACATGAACCTGTGGAAAAAACTCAGCCGACGACGGTGTCGTCTTCTCCTGAGTAACATAATCGGCTTGGACGGGTCGATGCcgaggacacgcacacacacacacacacacacacacacacacactaacaaggTGTGGCGGCGAACGGGGAGCTTATTAATAGACCCGTACTGTCACGATCAATACCTGAGATGTTATTATGGACGATTTCCAGATTCCGATGTGGAATATATTCGATGGTTATTACATAACAGATGTATTTAAAAGAATGTGCCAAATATTCTCACAGCtccttaaatataatttttaattgaatttacCTCTGGGTTTTGTACCAGCCGTACTTTGAGTGAGTCACACGGACGCATCGTAATATTTTAATGGGATTTGAGagaattaatttttaaaaagaagctaTATTTAAatcattctttttaaataattattaattgcAGCAAGAAAAGTAATTAAACTGAAGTTTAATGCAGCGGGTTGTTTCACTATTACGCAATACATCGGATTAAACTCTTAGCAAGTAAAAAATCTTGAATAATAAACGAAGCCTGAAGTACAAACACACAGCGTCGTGTTTTTAAAGCCATAATGATCTGAGATAATGCAtgatccatatatatattatatatattatataatacatatacaggactgtctcagaaaattagaatattgtgataaagttctttattttctgtaatgcaattaaaaaaacaaaaatgtcatgcattctggattcattacaaatcaactgaaatattgcaagccttttattcttttaatattgctgattatggcttacagcttaagaaaactctaaaatcctatctcataaaattttaatatttcctcagaccaagtaaaaaaaaagatttataacagctgagtgtttgtcaaggctcaggaaacccttgcaggtgtttcgagttaattagacaattcaagtgatttgtttaataccctactagtatactttttcatgatattctaagaACCTTGTGAATTTAATTTACGTAAAAACGATGCGTTTGATTCGATTCCTTGGTGACCTTTGTTGCAGTTAAAATAAGGTTAAAGTGAATCAAGCGTCAAGTGGGGAAAGGAAGCCAGGTTTTCTATAAATACATTGATAAAGGAAAGTCTAGAAAAAATTCTAGAAAAAAAATTCTAGAAAGAATTATCGATATGTATAATATAGCCGCATGTGCATTCTCGTCTGTAAACACAATCTCTCGGTGACCTTGGTCATGAAAATTAAGTTTCATAATGATTATTTTTAGTGcgaacaaaacaaaatgaactACCTGAACTTAAATCTCACAACTTTCTTCTGCATCATCTTGTGTTTCAGCTCGGGGgtttttcttctatttatttggtaaacttcttcatcttcattatttttcttctctgcATCAAATCAAGGAGCCAATTAAACATAACCTTTTTCTATTTGAATAATGGTTCAAAGTTAACTGCTTACATTTTTCccgctttttaaaaaattgcgtCTTCTTAAACTCATTTGGGTTTCTCGTCGTTGGAGACGACACAGTGGACTCTGAGAACCTGCAACCGATATTTTCGGAAATTTTCAgacgaaaaataaataataagttcATCAAAACAAGTGtctgtaaacaaataaaaaaatcaaaataatgaATTGTGACGCTGATGGCGCTTTTAGAGCTCGAAATTCTGCAGtcaattcaaaacaaaaacaatgtgtgGGCGGTGAGGCGCTCCTGAAGCCTGCCTGACTCTTTTAGAAACCTCTCCAGGTAACCAGTCTCCAAATCCACTAAACCAGCCTGAACACGAAGAACATCTGAAACGACGAGAGTCCGTGAAGCAGAGACGCTACGATTGGTCAGTCTGCAGTGGAGAGGGCGGGACTTAGCGGAGGGGTCAATCGATTGACCCCGACGAGTGAAAATGGCCGTCAGTGGCCGCATACCTTTGAGATGAGCTCGTCGTGGTTGGCCAGGTGCGCCCGGCAGTGGATGCAGCTGTAGGTGCGGTGGCAGCTGGGCAGGTAAGCCTGGAAGGTCTTGGACTTGGTCATCTTCACCATGTCAGAGGGGCGGGGCTCCTCGCTGGGGGGGTCCGGGCCGGCGCCGGAGGAGCTGCAGCTCCGCTGGACTCGCTGACAGAAGAAGCACTGGAGGAGGCAGGCGAGAGCCGTCGTCGTTGTGGAGCGGGAGTGTGTGGGGCTCCACACAGACACCACGGCAGGAAATCACACCTGGAGGTGAAGAAAGTCATCGTTTGATTACGGTAACCGGTCACGGAATCGAGGGACATTGAAGTACAGGAGCCTGGACAGGTGACCCTTGAAACATCATTTATTTAGCAAttttgtaataatatatattaaaatgtagaGTTGAGGGATTTGTGccaaattataaaaatataagGAAGCAATTTTCTTAACTGTACAttctaatatattttatatatataaataatataaatattataaattaatatttttttacatacaatatatatacattttatatattaatatatataatatatatatacattctatatattatatatattattttgttataaatatatatatatattatatatcagcATCAGCTTACATTAGATATAAATCCCAAATGTATCAAATGTATTAAACTTATTtcaccatttaaataaatataatgcggACATGGGGAAgaacattttgattttaatgaacCATGATACTTATATGTATTCTGTGATGTAACATATAGtaataatagaataaaaatgtcacTGAATAACTTAACGACAGGTCGtaaacaaaccaacaaagtcAAAAGTTTATCCAAACCACAACATCTGGAGTGCGAGAGCTTCTGAAATGTTGCTTTTAATTCCCCATTTCTGTAAAACTGTGCACACACGATACAGGAAGGTCAGGAGGTTGCAGCTGAACTACGAGGTCCGATTAACGGATGTTTACAACAGAGAGTTTTAATAAACACCATTTTCCGTTACGGATACATTTGTatccccaaaaaaaagatggTTTCCCAAAATCCATTTTGAACCTGGAGCCTCGAAAGGTTATTCATTTCTAATGTTAAAGACAATAAGACTTTCCTTACTCAAACGGACCTATTTCTAGTCAAATACATGCTCTTTATCTTTTATCTCGCTCCGTGTCTTTTTACCACGCTGCCTTTTATGACCCTATTGTTTGGTTATATTCATCCAGTCTGTGGCGTTATAATTTTTAATGGCGTTGTTTGCGTTGTGGTTTATGGCGTCTGGAGCTCCAGTGTTCCTGTAAGAGCAACACATGAAGTCACAGTGAGGGAAGGGTTTAAAGTTTGATTATAAAACTTGTCTTTTTTATTATCTATCTGTTCATGAAGAgatttgtatttctgtgtgcaTTTAGTCTCAAATGATTAAACTGTTTACATTCGTCTAATGTCGTTATCATCTCGTCAGTTTTTTTTGTGGCCACCTGGTGGCAACAGAACACAAATATCGGACATATGATAGTCGCGTCGCGCAGTTGTTATCGGGTTAAATGTCGGTTACTTATCCTCCAGCAGACACGGAAACATTCAGAGTCACGTGTCCTGAGGTTTTAGAGCGTTTTCGCtgcaaaaaaaagttgtttaccTAGTTGATGATAGCCGTGAGAATCAACCAAAAACATGGAGGTTGGATTGACCcaaaaaccaaacaaaaaaactctggTACGACGATGACATATTTTGTTGCGTAGCTAATTAACATTAGTGTGTCAGTTTATTGACGTTATGACGCCTCTCTACTGGCTCTAGTGTTGCGCAAACTTTTTTCCTGCATTTAACGCCACGCTGTAATTGCAATTTATGACCACAGAGGGCGGAGTTGTTTAAATGCTAAATAGCGTCACGCGCCGACCTCAAAGAGTTACAATAATCTCCTCcgaatgacatttaaaaatgctAGTTATGCATCAGTTAATTACAGATCATATAATATAATcggtacttttttttaaactaagtaaaagtacaaaagcattatccaggcatgaaaacgggtcaggggtgaaaaaggtgaggaggataggcgcgggggggggtgctggtggtgacttccacgaacatcgatgttggacgttgtatgataatctataggtcctccattctgacaccaagtcagtgatggggccctataatactataataatagtaatattgtgtataatatgtagggctgtgaaacgattacaatttgtaatcaggttaatcacaggtttctgtggattaatcatgattaatcacatattaccgatattctcagtatattttgtgagaacatagagatttatgacaaaagacggatatatacatttatacattcttctatacaatggtgctgcaactcagcagttatttagcagttttcttccatatggaacattaatacatcttcatcctaaacagaatgtttaaccctcctgttacctttcgggtcaatttgaccccattcaatgtttaatgtcggtgttcttttgggtcaatttgaccccaggctgtttttcactgtcaaacatataagaaatatcaacttttttatatatttaaagggctatttaggtagtcaacaaacaaacataaagtacctcacacttaaacttgggaagcaatattaattcttataattttctggaggttttaattgctggggtcaaattgaccccgagggtaaaatatgttagtaaatgtaaaggtaacaggagggttaaacagaacattttcctcttgtttgtcaaccattaactccaccatgatacaatctaaaggcctctagtcttcctctagcagctgctgaggcaaactgactgtgtgggttttcttcatgaactgggccgtgatgaaagggacggcggggacaccgctgcaaagctgaaacctcaccggcccggacaggtggacagattgacaagtgactttttttgctcggtcgatgcgggcgcacggagctctgtggcgcgcgagacggagatcgataagtgttaacg
It contains:
- the ypel1 gene encoding protein yippee-like 1 isoform X1, producing MVKMTKSKTFQAYLPSCHRTYSCIHCRAHLANHDELISKSFQGSQGRAYLFNSVSSCSSCSSFCSSSSSCSSFSCSSCCSFSCSSFCSCSSFFFLFLFIILFFFLFFFLLLLFFFFLFLFLYFLFCFCFLFCLLLLFIFFLLCLLLLSVTLSPFPVSTCRVNVGCGPAEERVLLTGLHAVADIYCENCKTTLGWKYEHAFESSQKYKEGKFIIELAHMIKDNGWE
- the ypel1 gene encoding protein yippee-like 1 isoform X2, whose amino-acid sequence is MVKMTKSKTFQAYLPSCHRTYSCIHCRAHLANHDELISKSFQGSQGRAYLFNSVVNVGCGPAEERVLLTGLHAVADIYCENCKTTLGWKYEHAFESSQKYKEGKFIIELAHMIKDNGWE